One Methanolacinia paynteri genomic region harbors:
- a CDS encoding C39 family peptidase, producing the protein MNVGEKMKRIVGMQALSLFLVLALAGAIFVPAVSASSSVNEQKDSTLITSDYAEKVAQLQLNDVSQGISEFSEWSGANVESDLTFYDLDGNIAAYSFSIIKGGDYLGFILVSGNKDNYPILEFGKGDIIPRKTKENAQLSAEKSIGDTNYKLNSIKYLYLGATFYYAQYTFGDPLKNTKQDVIVDLFNDAVVDLKDENTSMVSTNGKSESDAISVEDEWTIVDENIGLVSRGTIVPTSVRGADTIYWVPLFDQPTGYTNSCAPTASGMILSYWRNNGYPNFPSNGDTLILELYSAMDTDPVNGTYDSNIEPGIESVCDDYGYDIDAVPDGWGFYFSEVKSEVTADRPMHLAMHGAGTAIGSSTAYGNHSVAAVGWADGSFDAIEINDGWSTSDTRYIAFGNWNSIYPVYIRP; encoded by the coding sequence ATGAATGTAGGTGAAAAAATGAAACGAATTGTAGGTATGCAGGCCTTAAGCCTGTTTTTAGTATTGGCACTCGCAGGAGCGATTTTCGTTCCGGCTGTTAGTGCTAGTAGTTCTGTAAATGAACAAAAGGACAGTACTTTAATTACATCGGATTATGCTGAAAAGGTAGCGCAATTACAACTTAATGATGTATCTCAAGGTATAAGTGAATTTTCTGAATGGAGTGGGGCTAATGTTGAATCTGATCTGACTTTTTATGATCTCGATGGAAATATTGCCGCGTATTCATTCTCTATTATAAAAGGTGGAGATTATTTAGGATTCATTCTAGTTTCTGGAAACAAAGATAATTATCCAATTTTGGAATTTGGGAAAGGGGACATTATCCCCCGAAAAACAAAAGAAAATGCACAACTCAGTGCAGAGAAATCTATTGGAGACACTAATTATAAACTGAATTCTATAAAATATCTCTATCTTGGAGCGACATTCTATTATGCCCAATATACATTTGGAGATCCACTTAAAAATACAAAGCAGGATGTTATTGTTGATCTCTTTAACGATGCTGTTGTAGATCTAAAAGATGAAAATACTTCCATGGTCTCAACTAATGGAAAATCAGAATCTGATGCAATTTCAGTTGAGGATGAATGGACGATTGTCGATGAAAACATTGGACTTGTAAGCAGAGGAACAATAGTCCCTACTTCAGTTCGCGGAGCCGATACGATATATTGGGTTCCTCTCTTTGACCAGCCAACAGGCTATACTAATTCATGTGCCCCTACTGCTTCAGGTATGATTTTATCCTATTGGCGAAATAATGGTTATCCTAATTTCCCATCAAATGGAGACACTTTAATCCTTGAGTTATACTCTGCAATGGATACGGACCCTGTTAATGGGACATATGATTCTAATATCGAGCCGGGTATAGAAAGTGTATGCGATGATTATGGATATGATATAGATGCTGTACCTGATGGCTGGGGTTTCTATTTCTCAGAAGTTAAATCAGAGGTCACGGCAGATCGTCCGATGCATCTTGCTATGCATGGAGCCGGAACTGCAATAGGTAGTTCAACAGCATATGGTAATCATTCCGTCGCGGCTGTCGGGTGGGCTGATGGTTCATTTGATGCCATAGAGATCAATGACGGCTGGTCAACATCAGATACAAGGTATATCGCCTTTGGAAATTGGAATTCTATATACCCTGTGTATATTCGGCCCTAA
- a CDS encoding winged helix-turn-helix transcriptional regulator, whose amino-acid sequence MWIKISFILALIGGFLAAIKFFPPIAGRIGSILDNKKRKEILEYVCENPGRCFEEIASAMDIKRDSLRYHIKRLSQGDYIVIENTDNSRRVFPNHGTFSGLERKIISMSHNPTQLKILALITKYPGIRNVDLKDELGISKSAVSWHVGKIESAGLLSCRKSGTARHYYIRSGLERIIVENLPEEMRKNYGFSV is encoded by the coding sequence ATGTGGATCAAAATATCCTTTATCCTTGCTCTAATCGGTGGATTTTTAGCCGCAATTAAGTTTTTCCCTCCTATTGCGGGAAGGATCGGGTCGATTCTCGATAATAAAAAGAGAAAGGAGATACTGGAGTACGTCTGCGAAAATCCCGGGAGATGTTTCGAAGAGATCGCATCGGCGATGGATATCAAGCGCGACAGTCTTCGCTATCATATAAAACGCCTCAGCCAGGGGGACTACATTGTCATAGAGAATACCGATAATTCGAGGAGAGTATTTCCCAATCACGGCACATTCTCCGGACTTGAAAGAAAGATCATCAGCATGAGCCATAATCCTACGCAGCTGAAGATTCTTGCACTCATAACGAAATATCCGGGCATAAGAAACGTAGATCTGAAAGACGAACTGGGGATCTCAAAAAGTGCAGTGAGCTGGCATGTCGGCAAAATTGAAAGTGCTGGTCTCCTTTCCTGCAGGAAATCCGGGACTGCGAGGCATTATTATATCAGATCGGGACTTGAGAGGATCATAGTTGAAAATCTTCCCGAAGAAATGAGGAAAAATTACGGTTTTTCTGTCTAA